The following coding sequences are from one Clostridioides difficile ATCC 9689 = DSM 1296 window:
- a CDS encoding McrB family protein, translated as MSENIRGTEYWLMEEFFYQETDTPQIFREESIIALGFDIKINLKKVFSMGKKSEKYINENCNDKDFIKKFMSIKKGDYFLYKAYQNIEEKVKCNVSIGIVEEDFENGYELSHILGHTLPVKWMHNFDTVSNCKVYISEFYKLNNNDISSYLEIIKSQDKKLLRKRIEESENNKWYLKNYYYKNVDKCVDDEELFIQPINLEQLESLKNIKTDDYILLYNSEKVICENDHTMKSLFGVCQVMEGFDKEKVSALEGGYFFPVRWIEYEKENIDGNAWVIFENNSIVEKYVKRFTNKMALNTILYGPPGTGKTYNTKQMVYNLVSETSLRNRYYTGYLDYKNNVEFCTFHQSYGYEEFIEGLKSDGEGNFKPEDGILKDISIEACYNALKFEKKMSFELEKDSLTLETIKDRKKKLVLENIEYSESFNFEESENYVLIIDEINRGNVSKIFGELITLLEDDKRLTKSNQTIVKLPYSKEKFSLPPNLYIVGTMNTSDKSIALLDIALRRRFNFEEIMPDYDLLSIVDGIDIRKMLYTINKRIEFLYDRDHVIGQAYLLAVENINDIVVVFRSKIIPLLQEYFYYDSEKVGLILGGIGRNEKDKYIVYKEKLIASELFKNNNASIMESKVNYCIKQNISSEELKNIYE; from the coding sequence ATGTCTGAAAATATAAGAGGTACAGAGTATTGGTTAATGGAAGAATTTTTTTATCAGGAAACAGACACACCACAGATTTTTAGAGAAGAAAGCATAATTGCACTTGGATTTGATATAAAAATAAATTTAAAAAAAGTATTCAGTATGGGGAAAAAATCAGAAAAGTATATTAATGAGAATTGTAATGATAAAGATTTTATAAAAAAGTTTATGTCGATTAAAAAAGGAGATTATTTTTTATATAAAGCATATCAAAATATAGAAGAAAAAGTTAAATGTAATGTGTCTATTGGCATAGTTGAAGAAGATTTTGAAAATGGATATGAATTAAGTCATATTTTAGGGCATACACTACCAGTAAAATGGATGCATAATTTTGATACAGTTTCAAATTGTAAAGTATATATAAGTGAATTTTATAAATTAAATAATAATGATATTAGCTCATATTTAGAAATTATTAAGTCACAAGATAAGAAATTATTGAGAAAAAGAATAGAAGAAAGTGAAAATAATAAATGGTATTTAAAAAACTATTATTATAAAAATGTAGATAAGTGTGTAGATGATGAAGAATTATTTATTCAGCCCATTAATCTAGAACAATTAGAAAGCCTAAAAAATATAAAGACAGATGATTATATTTTATTGTATAATAGCGAGAAAGTAATTTGTGAAAATGACCATACAATGAAGAGTCTATTTGGCGTATGTCAAGTTATGGAAGGGTTCGATAAAGAGAAAGTAAGTGCTTTGGAGGGTGGATATTTTTTTCCTGTTAGATGGATAGAGTATGAAAAGGAGAATATAGACGGAAATGCATGGGTTATATTTGAAAATAATAGTATAGTTGAAAAGTATGTAAAAAGATTTACTAATAAAATGGCATTAAATACTATACTTTATGGACCACCAGGAACTGGTAAAACATACAATACAAAACAGATGGTTTACAATCTAGTAAGTGAAACCAGTCTAAGAAACAGATACTATACAGGTTACTTAGATTATAAAAACAATGTAGAATTTTGTACATTTCATCAATCATATGGATATGAGGAATTTATAGAGGGTCTTAAGTCTGATGGTGAAGGCAATTTTAAGCCAGAAGATGGGATATTAAAGGATATATCTATAGAAGCATGTTATAATGCATTGAAATTTGAAAAAAAGATGAGCTTTGAGTTGGAAAAAGATAGCTTGACTTTAGAAACTATAAAAGACAGGAAAAAGAAATTAGTATTAGAAAATATAGAATATAGTGAGAGTTTTAATTTTGAAGAATCAGAAAACTATGTTTTAATAATAGATGAAATTAATAGAGGGAATGTATCTAAAATATTTGGTGAGCTAATAACATTATTGGAAGATGATAAAAGACTTACTAAATCAAATCAAACTATTGTCAAACTACCATATTCAAAGGAAAAATTTTCTCTACCTCCAAATTTGTATATAGTTGGAACTATGAACACATCAGATAAATCAATAGCACTTTTAGATATAGCTTTAAGAAGAAGGTTTAATTTTGAAGAAATTATGCCAGATTATGATTTATTGTCTATTGTAGATGGTATAGATATTAGAAAAATGCTATATACAATCAATAAAAGGATAGAGTTTTTATATGATAGAGACCATGTTATTGGACAAGCTTATCTACTTGCTGTAGAAAATATTAATGATATAGTAGTAGTATTTAGAAGTAAAATAATACCACTTCTTCAAGAGTATTTTTATTATGATTCAGAAAAAGTAGGTTTGATTTTAGGAGGAATTGGAAGAAATGAAAAAGATAAATACATTGTTTATAAAGAAAAACTTATAGCTTCTGAGTTATTTAAAAATAATAATGCCTCAATAATGGAGAGTAAAGTTAACTATTGTATAAAACAAAACATATCTAGTGAGGAGCTAAAAAATATATATGAGTAA
- a CDS encoding cell division protein — MENFNKNAKIIGIGAEGINIINEVEEKIKANMDIEKININQEIEKEYVRSLLDGVDILFLIYSSEDKHIRDIIKAVSYMSNERRVLSIGMDCSEKENKEDLELGREFKINNDSIFKFVDLMNIMVESISDSCMINIDITDLKEAIVGDKGIKYSFEEFEDTKSYSEIADILFDRMEYIGEEFISKKGIVFVEGSPEFSIMELNDLISNIQSKVEESYEVIFSLYIKENLNGNIRVGLLYN, encoded by the coding sequence ATGGAAAATTTTAATAAGAATGCTAAAATAATTGGTATTGGAGCTGAAGGTATTAATATAATAAATGAAGTAGAAGAAAAAATAAAAGCAAATATGGATATAGAAAAAATAAACATAAATCAAGAGATTGAAAAAGAATATGTTAGAAGTCTTTTAGATGGTGTAGATATATTATTTTTGATATATTCATCTGAAGATAAACATATTAGAGATATTATAAAAGCTGTTTCATATATGTCAAACGAAAGAAGAGTTCTATCTATAGGAATGGATTGTTCAGAGAAGGAAAATAAAGAAGATTTAGAGCTTGGGAGAGAGTTTAAAATCAATAATGATAGTATATTTAAATTTGTTGATTTAATGAATATCATGGTAGAGTCTATTTCTGATTCTTGCATGATAAATATAGATATTACTGATTTAAAAGAAGCTATTGTAGGAGATAAAGGAATTAAGTATTCTTTTGAAGAGTTTGAAGATACAAAGTCATATAGCGAGATAGCTGACATTTTATTTGATAGGATGGAATATATTGGTGAGGAATTTATAAGTAAGAAAGGAATTGTATTTGTTGAAGGAAGTCCAGAATTTTCTATAATGGAATTGAATGATTTAATAAGTAATATTCAGAGCAAGGTAGAAGAAAGCTATGAAGTAATATTTTCTTTATATATAAAGGAAAATTTAAATGGAAATATTAGAGTAGGCTTATTGTATAATTAG
- a CDS encoding helix-turn-helix transcriptional regulator, protein MSKVKRLTDVWIYINDKQKFTIKELSEEFNLSAKTIQRYLKELNKMGLPIQAEQGRNGGYRVLNNSYIPPVIFTEKEVMIILFALKSLQIYNYKLMEIEINSIMRKVSYERKSSIKVGIENIKRYIGFVANDTNDGDFKSSNVTEFFRASSESLILNIKYKCGNQILEKNVCPIGIYLNKGAWFSPAYDCKSDKIILVHIDNIIDIKRTGESKKIHINLEEWLHEVYNNLYGNSSTTKKFGEIIYLNVLLTKEGVSKIKDSSWNLDMELNEDGSGIISTFIKVEDIDCYASILFFIGNNAKVIEPKFLNKLLYDKANELRYFYEENMV, encoded by the coding sequence TTGTCGAAGGTAAAAAGATTGACTGATGTTTGGATATATATTAATGATAAGCAAAAGTTTACAATAAAAGAGTTGTCAGAAGAATTTAATCTTTCAGCTAAAACAATACAACGATATTTAAAAGAATTAAATAAAATGGGACTTCCAATTCAAGCAGAACAAGGTAGAAATGGAGGTTATAGGGTGCTAAATAATAGCTATATACCTCCTGTTATATTTACAGAAAAAGAAGTTATGATTATACTATTTGCACTTAAGTCACTTCAGATTTATAATTATAAGTTAATGGAAATAGAAATTAATTCTATAATGAGAAAAGTAAGTTATGAACGTAAAAGCAGTATAAAAGTAGGTATAGAAAATATTAAAAGATACATTGGCTTTGTAGCTAATGATACTAATGATGGAGATTTTAAGAGTAGTAATGTAACTGAGTTTTTTAGAGCTTCTTCAGAATCTCTAATTTTAAATATTAAGTATAAGTGTGGTAATCAGATTTTGGAAAAAAACGTATGCCCTATAGGTATATATTTAAATAAGGGAGCATGGTTTTCACCAGCATATGATTGTAAAAGTGATAAAATAATATTAGTTCATATAGATAATATAATTGATATAAAAAGAACAGGAGAAAGTAAAAAAATACATATAAACTTGGAAGAATGGTTACATGAAGTATATAACAATTTATATGGAAATAGTTCAACTACTAAAAAATTTGGTGAAATTATTTATCTAAATGTATTATTAACTAAAGAAGGTGTTTCTAAAATAAAGGACAGTTCTTGGAATTTAGATATGGAGCTAAATGAAGATGGTAGTGGAATAATTAGTACATTCATAAAGGTTGAAGATATAGATTGTTATGCTTCGATTTTATTTTTTATTGGAAATAATGCTAAGGTTATAGAGCCAAAATTTTTGAATAAGCTACTTTATGATAAGGCCAATGAGTTAAGATATTTTTATGAAGAAAATATGGTATAA